ATGTAATCATCAAAACAATGAACCACTGAAACTCGTAACTTCACGTTTTTTTCTGTACTCCAGCTTCAAATGCtatttcacagcttttattattttttttctctaactGAAACCACTGAAAGTTTTATAACCTTATTGAAGAATCAAGAATATACACCAACCTAtttgttgttcagtatcttCCTGTTTTATTCTGCAGGTTTCTGGATCAGTCATGTTTTTGACTTTCTTTCATAAactgttgtgggaggagctgaACTGTAGGTGAATTCCtgtgtgtttggaggagaagctgccaaaataaaaaataaatcagttatTAATTCACACACTTAAATCATGTTGTTTGTCTTCATCCACCTATcaaaatataaagttatttaattaaaaaaatatatatacatttatactaagTATTATATCTTTCTATGCAAGTTGCAATGCCAAGAAAAACACTTCTGTCTTGCGTTTCCCGCCCCCTAGTGTcctaaaatggttattttcctgtccttgtttagtttgattagtTAATATGATTTCGTTCAGCTGTGTGTTTAATTATCCTGTGTATATTAGTTGctgcctgttcagttagttttcgtctggtctactcgttacacTCCCTGTGTGTCCCAGCCTTGTCTTgtcctgccctgccctgccctgccctgttGAGTTttggattaaagactgttattggagttcatcctcgtctcctcgcttccctcgtgtgtgtgcaccgtgacactgCCAAAGAAAATgcttattcttttttattttttttagtgcttatatataacatatcattgcatgtgtgtgtatagatgTTGCATTAGACTTTAACGGACAGGGCCGTTAAAATTCCGTCATAATCTATTACcatgtcattttaattataataacacatttaattgcttgtatttttgttcatattttcaaCCATATTAGGCTTTATTTATGATGCATTAGGGCTGTGACGGTGGCAGATTTTTACCACCGCGGTGGTAATGGACCAACTACCACCGGTGGCACGGTGTTGTGATATTGTCAGTCCTCtatcgtgtgtgtcatgtgttcccgcctcttgtttccttatttggtcatgtgcCTGTCCTTGTGAAGTGTGATTATCAGTTAATTcctgtccagctgtgtttgtctaATTATCTATgattatcctgtgtatttatagtcctgtctgttcagttagtgtttgtctggtctactcgttactcccggtgttcctgtgtgtcagccctgccttgtctacattaaagactattattttgaagttactcctcatctccgtgttcctcgttccttcctgctgtgtgcaccgtaacagatatatatttatatacacacatacacagtggggcaaaaaagtatttagtcagccaccaattgtgcaagttctcccacttaaaaagatgagagaggcctgtaattttcatcataggtatacctcaactatgagagacaaaatgaggaaaaaaaatccagaaaatcacattgtaggatttttaaagaattaattggtaaattcctctgtaaaataagtatttggtcacctacaaacaagcaagatttctggctctcacagacctgtaacttcttctttaagaggctcctctgtcctccactcgttacctgtattaatggcatctgtttgaactcgttatcagtataaaagacacctgtccacaacctcaaacagtccaactacaaactccaccatggccaagaccaaagagctgtcacaggacaccagaaacacaattgtagacctgcaccaggctgggaagactttATCTGCAATaagtaagcagcttggtgtgaagaaatcaactgtgggagcaattattagaaaatggaagacatacaagaccactgataatctccctcgatctggggctccacgcaagatctcaccccgtggggtcaaaatgatcacaagaactgtgagcaaaaatcccagaaccacacggggggacctagtgaatgacctgcagagagctgggaccaaagtaacaaaggctaccatcagtaacacactgcgccgccagggactcaaatcctgcagtgccagacatgtccccctgcttaagccagtacatgtccggcccgtctgaagtttgctagagagcatttggatgcttacagaaaacgtttgacctctgtcattgccaacaaagggtatataacaaagtatttaGATGAAATTGTGTTATTGGATCAGTCGTCTtggggcctgttccataaaagACGCTAAGCAAAGCagggattaaagtccaaaacctgacttgaaataacctaacaaatcaatTCGGGACTAAAGCGGTTTCATAAAGGACAATTTAAGTTCACACAATCTCACTAATTCGAGCCAGGTTAAGTGAGTCAGGATAATTTGATGTGCACGCTTATTCTTAAGCAGTCTTTAATGTCGATCATGGATCAATCGATCCACCATGGCAAACAGCCaatatttgtgttgtttaatgcatttgagacgtcatgttttcctcagtgtataactgacatgtcacaggtatatttttcatctctaaatgttagaaagtcatgcaaatatatccattttgctgtcaggagtgggcgAGGCTTACGTGAGTGAACGAGCGCTGCTGCGCGCTACACAGATGGTGCAGAATAGAATAATAGCGCAAGAATTCCGAATACAATATACATtctgctaaaatatttgttgttggacattaaatgtgacacACAGAACTTTAATCCTActtataagtgtatttttatgatagcagtaactgtaaatcaaatgtaagatGGCTAATACAGCCATACTAGCTCAAATGatttaaatgtgtgttcctcttatgatttctattatttatttaaatttttaattcagtgattttaacttttgatttagtgtttttaatgctttaaagagccattttagattgcaatgttttaatgttctcaTAACCATAAAAGGTGCAGCTGTCATAAATTCAGAAagaaaggctgcatggctaGAAACTGCTGATCAACTAAATGCGCAAGTATCaactatgttaaaatgtcattagccTATTTTGGGCACAGTACATTAAATACAGTtggttgtagcctattttttgtttttgtttttttacattttttaattgaattttcacTGTTTTACAAAGATAACAAGACATcacccaaaacaaacaaaaaactgaaaaaaaaaaaaaaaaataatagcttTACATAAAACAGGACTACCCCATATATAGCAAATTagggaaaggaaaaaaaaaaattataataataataaacagcagaAAAGTTAAGTGTCCAGAGAACTACACAATTACAATATTCTTTGTAGTATAATAGGGCGAAGATGAGGTTCCATATAGTCCAGATATGGAGTCCAGACTTTATAAAACTGAcctgttttttgatgtaatacACAGGTAAGACGCTCCAGGGGAATCAGCTCAAAAATTATCTTATGCCAACCTTTAAGTGATGGAGATTTATCACTAATCcaattaagtaaaatattttttctggcAACAAAGGAGAGAATATTATACAATTTCTTGTTAGCTGAAACAATGCATTCATTAGGTATACCCAATACCAATGAGACTGGATCAAAATCCAACTGCATATTAAAGATCTTTTCCATTTCCTCCAGCACCAAGAACCAATACCTTTGCAGTCTGTTACATGACCACAGACAATGTGTTAAAGTACCTActtcagttttacattttagacacataGGCGATATATAGAGGGGTTAAAAAAATGCCTGCGGTCAGGAGAAATATGGAGTCTATGtatgattttaaattgtacacGTACGAAAGAAATACAAACAGATATTTCCTTAGCATAAGACCAAATGTCATTCCATGTTTCATCATTAATGTCAGTAGCTAACTCTTCCTCCCATTTAGCTTTAATTATCTGTGTATCAGCAAAAGAAATTGAACACATAGCACCATAAAATCTACCCAAAGACATTTTTCCCGAcgataaaaataataacctcTCAATAGAAGATATCTCACAATTACTAacaagtgttgtgtttttagTAATATAATGTCTCAGTTGGAGGAATcgaaaaaaatcatttgaacaACTGGTTCTTCTGAGTTAACTCCACAAATGACATTAATTTACTATCTGAAAACATATCCCCAAGAATGATAAGTCCCAAATTACACCAACGTTTAAAACCATCGTCCAAAATTCCTGGGGTGAAATCAGgattatttaatattggggtAAAGAAAGAGGTCAATTTAGATCTACCTTCGAGCCTACAGACTGATCTCCATGCTTTCAGAGTATTAACTATAATTGGATTATCATATATCTCTTTTATGTTTTGAAAGCTCTTAACAAAAAGAAGAGCTCTTAAAGGAAATTGAGAAAAGGAGGATTCAATATCTAACCAATTAGAGGAGGAATCATTCCTAACCCACTCTGCAATGTATCTCAGGTGGGAACTTAACCGGTACaacttaatatttggaaaatctAGCCCCCCCCCATAGAACTTGGCAGATAAAGTACTGATAACTTTAATCTAGGTTTGCGTTTACTCCATATGAAAGACGTCAGCCAGCTATTCAGGCCCTTCAATGCCCTATTTGAGAACAGTATAGGAACCATTCAAATAGGATATAACAATTTGGGTGACACAATCATCTTTACAAGTGCTATCCGACCCAGCAAAGATACTGGCAAGGAATTCCAACATTCTAAATCCTGCCGTATTTTCTCAAATAAAGGAACAAAATTAGATTCATACATCTGCTTCAAAGATGTAGCGATAGAAATACCTAAATAGATGAAAACTAAAGGTGACCACTTAAAAGGAAAACAGGGCACAATGTTAGGTTTAGAAACAAGAATACCTAAAGGCATAGCTTCAGATTTAGTTAAATTGACTTTATAACCAGAAAAGGTACTGAACCAGTTAATCAACTCAATTAGAGCGGGAACTGACTTATCAGgctcagataaaaaaatcaatacatcATCAGCATATAGTGCAGTCTTATGATGTATATGTCCTATCTGTAAACCTGAAATAGATGGTGCTGATCTGATTGCTTCAGCTAGAGGCTCTATAGCCATCGCAAATAAAAGCCTAAAACCCTGCCTAGTGCCTCTATGCATAGCAAAATAATCAGATCTGAAGCCATTCGTCAATACAGCAGAACGTGGGTCTGTATAGAGCACTCTGATCCACTGCACAAAATTTTCACCTAGGCCAAATTTatccaaaacaaagaaaagataGGACCATTCAATCCAATCAAACGCCTTCTCCGCATCCAAAGACAGTACCAGCCCCTCTATGGATTTCACTTTAAAGgcgtaaataatatttaaaaggcGTCTAATATTATCAGATGAATTTCTACCCTGTATAAATCCTGTTTGATCAGTCCCAATTATCGTAGGCAGAATTTTTTCAAGGCGCATTGCTAAAATTTTAGAAAGCAATTTCCGGTCAACATTCAGTAATGCAATTGGCCTGTAAGAAGAACATATGTCAGGACTTTTACCCTTCTTTAATATAAGTGAGATATAAGCTTCTCCAAGGGTCTTTGGTAATTCTTTAACCACAAACGaataattaaacacattaagCAATGGGTCTGCTAGCACCTCTTGAAATTCCTTAAAGAACTCTCCGCAAAACCCATCTGGCCCTTGTGATTTACCattctttaaagcattaataaCCTCCTGTCTAGTAATAGGGCCATTGAGAGATTCTTTTTGTGTACCTGAAATTGTTGGAGGATTAATCTCAGAAAAAAAGAGTCAACCATTTGTTTGAGATGGTCACCTGTTTTCTCAGAAGAATAtagatttatataaaaatctctaaattaattattaatgttctTATAGTCATGGAAAATATTATCATCTGAATCAACAATTGTAGCAATATACTGAGATGCTGCACGTTGTTTGGCAACATATGCTAGAAACTTCCCAGGCTTGTCTCCGTGCTCATAAAATCTTTGTTTTGAGTATCTTATTTTCTTCTCTGCATCCACAGTGAGAAGACTATCTAGAGCTGCTCTAACTGCTTGTAATTCTTTCAATAAAGCTGCTGAAGGAGAtctattatacattttttctttaacCAATAATTGAGCTTCCAAGGCCCTTTGATTCGCCATTCTTTGATGTTTTTTGGAGGAGGTATATGAAATAATTAGCCCCCTTGCATAAACTTTACAGGTTTCCCATAATAAAGATGGATTATCTGTGGATAAAGAATTAacatatagaaaatatttaaattcagaAGAAAAGTAAACTGAAAATGCACTGTCTCTAAGGGTTGCAATATTAAGTCTCCACTGTATAGCATAGTCTACAGTATTCCTAAATTGCAGCTCCATAGTGACGCAGGCATGATCTGACAATAAAATACTTTCTATATTACAAGATAATactaaatgcaaatctgtttttggcataaaaaaaataaatctaaccTTGACTGACAATGATAGGAAgtagaaaaaaatgtatattctttATCAGCAGGGTGAAGAGCTCTCCAGACATCTACAAAACCAAGATCTTGACAAATATTCTGAAGAGATCTTGATTGAGCAGTTAGAGATGCAGAGCTATGTGGGTGCCTATCTACAAGAGGATTCATTACACAATTAAAATCTCCCCCAACAATAGTTAAATCTGCTGATCTGGCAATCATGTCCAAAAACACTTTAGTAACAAAGTCAGATGGATAAGATGGAGAATACATATTTAGTATGAGAATAGTTTTACCTTGCCACACACCTTTAATAATAACATAGCGACCATCCCTATCTTTAATACGGTTTAAAACTTTGAATGGTAAATTACGTTTAATGAGAATAGCAACACCTCTACTTCTAGAtgtaaaagatgaaaaatatatctGCCCAAAAACACCCTgctgtaattttaaaatgttcaacgTTAGTCAAATGAGTCTCTTGTAAAAGAGCAATTTCGATATTTccctttttcaaaaaagtaagtATCTTTCTTCGTTTTACAGGATTATGGATGCCTCGAATATTCCAAGTACAAATCCTAAGAACTCTAGACATTAAATTCTGTACAAACAATCAGTGTATACATAATACAGATAATCCCAAAATATATTCCTAGAAGTGTACCCTTCAGAAATCTGagctttaaacaaaaaaacaaagcacatAAAAAACTCTACAAGGGAACAAACCTGCCAAggttgtagcctattttttatttatttgattatttaaggtgtattttctgtataggctacttttatttttggactaataataaagtcaactaATTTTATGTGCattcctattggtcagtgttagaggagctcagcttagccGGACAGTTAGCCTGCTCCGGACCAGGTTAGTTTGCcagcataagttgccacagtgactgagcttgagctatggtaattttgctttcagaaaccaaatcaagtgaaaataagtcagaattgctgaaataagcctggtttatttggtaaacttgttttatggaacaggcccctggtccctttgcagaaaaacagccccaaagcatgatgtttccacccccatgcttcacagtaggtatgatgttctttggatgcaactcagcattctttctcctccaaacgcGATAAGTTTAGTTTTTACCaagaagttctattttggtttcatctgattctcccaatcctcttctggatcatccaaatgctctctagcaaacttcagacgggcccggacatgtactggcttaagcagggggacacgtctagCACTGCAgtatttgagtccctggcggcgcagtgtgttactgatggtagcctttgttactttggttcCAGCTCTCTGCaagtcattcactaggtccccccgtgtggttctgggatttttgctcacagttcttgtgatcattttgaccccacggggtgagatcttgcgtggagccccagatcgagggagattatcagtggtcttgtatgtcttccattttctaataattgctcccacagttgatttcttcacaccaagctgcttacttATTGCAGATaaagtcttcccagcctggtgcaggtctacaattgtgtttctggtgtcctttgacagctctttggtcttggccatggtggagtttggagttggactgtttgaggttgtggacaggtgtcttttatactgataacgagttcaaacagatgccattaatacaggtaacgagtggaggacagaggagcctcttaaagaagaagttacaggtctgtgagagccagaaatcttgcttgtttgtaggtgaccaaatacttattttacagaggaatttaccaattaattctttaaaaatcctacaatgtgattttctggattttttttcctcattttgtctctcatagttgagctatacctatgatgaaaattacaggcctctctcatctttttaagtgggagaacttgcacaattggtggctgactaaatacttttttgccccactgtttattgatattctagggaattgtgtgcttctaattttaaagcaacagtttggacaggacccttttctattctaacatgacaatgtctCTCTGTATAAGGCAagattcaaaaagaaatgattgattcagtTATTGTGGAAGAatttgactggtctgcagaaagccaagacctaatccaagctgaacacctctggtgtgactttgaatgcagatcttgagccaaaaactaatgaccaaacaccaatgacttacATACATAAAGATTTCGGATGAGAATTGTGGACTGTGCAAAGACCTTAATTTAAAATGGCTatgaaaaatcaaggtaaagaATACAAATGTTATGTGATTTTCACATTTCTGTACCTGAACTAACTTTGTGTGCTATATTTAATTGTGCTATAATTATACAAAGCTATAATTGTACCATAACTTATaccacaacagaaaaaaaaaatccttagtGTTGAGCCCTGCtatcaatttaaatttaaatccaAAAACAATTAATTCTAAAAAAGAATCTGCACCAGTCGTGTAGTAACTTAAGAGATTAGGGTTTGTGAATTAAATCACAAcatctacactaatattaataaacataataaatctCAGAATAAATCTTAATAAACCTCATTAACCTCTCGCTGTGATGCGGGAGCGACCAGGGTTCTGCTGGGTCTTAACGCCTTCATCAGACCTGCGCAAACCAAACAATAATGTGTCCAAAACTGAATTTCAATAGAGTTTGTTATTAGTACTGTTTGGTTGGTCATACGGCGGACGCCTGCGTATACGGGACAAAATGATGCCTCAAATACGGGACGATTCCGTAATATTTGGAAAGGCTGGTAACCCTACTGCTAGGCTAAATGTTATTTCAGTCAGCAGACGCCAGAAAAGACGCACCAATAGACCTGCACCAGATTAAAACAACACAGAAAGACCCTGTAAAATCTTGCTTTAACAAGCTGTATctttataattgtataaaaaaatcatgaaatatctcACCTCAGAAGACTCAAAGCTGTGTGATGGCGCTAGCGGTGACTACTTTTCTTCTTGTTTTAGAGACAGCTACTGCACGTCGGAGAAATGGGCGTGCCGAAAGGTTTCTAGTTGGTGAATGGCCAATCAGATTTAACCATACATTTACGTCATtactttacattacattaccacaacaattttaaaacaaaatcacaaaaaagtccccatttttttttaattcacagaTAATAACAAGTGAGATTTCAATGATATTTTGACCACTGAATTAGGAAATATCCCTGGTTTCCATTCCAGAAATCTGGATGCTAGAGTCTCTCCTGTAAAGAGATGGTCTAGTACAGgggttctcaaacctgtccaAACCACTTTTTGCCACTTTCCCACtgagaatgggtaacaaatttctttctggatactttagatcagtcgtgggccctgtgtctcacctggttgcccgtTGATGGCAATATTAACTAAAGTTGCCCAGCAACTCATCAGCCTTATCTATAGATAAGAGAGACATACGAATTGTTCAGGTCTAGGGGTCCTCCGtgacaggtttgagaaccactggtctagTAAGTGTGCATGTTGCACATGAATTCCCACCCCCATGGTACAAAAATACCATTAATACTATTATAACTTAATTTTGGAAAAACgcttttttatgtaaaaatctttACATTAACTGGCTTTCTATTAATGCAGTATAATGAATGACAACTGTCTGTGGTCTCCCAGTGGCCACATTATTGGCATTTAGTGACAAAACATATATGCCTTCATCTCcgaaaaacatttttgtcttacattttataattaactCAGAAAAAAGCTCAGTGCCGACTCGTTTTCTCTCAGTTCAAaagaaaagttcaaatgaagGACACAAAACTAAGGCTGTTTTCCAAGGATCCTTCAAAATGAGACCGCCTTCAGAGGGAGGGCCGCTGCGTGCCTATAGGCAAACTAGGCCGGCCGTACAGTAAGGGCAGCAAGAAAaagattaaatgtttaattaatgtatttatttttggagaTTCATGTGGAATtattacacatatatacacaaatgaTCATCAACCAGTTTTTAAGTTCTAAGCAAAGTTGTTGTATTGATGACTTCTGAGGAGGACAGAAAGGAGATGAGTCAATTCAATTTACTCAAAgcttattaaaaagacattttcaagTGAtttccttattttatttattagttagaatggatataacattttaactaaCTACAAAAGTTGAATAATCAATAAAAGCTACTGGTACATCTGAAATATTCAACAATCagtcaattaatcattttaatctcAGTTCATCTCAATTAattgattatcaaaataatggCTTGATGTGGCTCTACACAGCATCACACCTGGAAGTACAGATCAATATTTGAATTACTTACTGTAATTTCAGacatgcatctttttttttatgataggtTAGAGAATATAATtgagtgaaactcttcccacattgatcacatgtatacggcttctctccagtgtggatcctctcatgcaTTTTCAGATATACTAACCgtttgaatctcttgtcacagtgtgagcACTTGTAAGGTGTTTCTGTAGTGTGAGTTTCCTTGTGCTTTTTCACTTCAGCATCTGTAAAAAAAGCCTTCCCACACTCAGAGCAAATATGGTCCTTCACACCGCTGTGTCTTTTCTGGTGTATTTTTAAAGCATCCCGCTCactaaaactctttccacacaaagaaCACACATGAGGCTTCTCCCTTGTATGAACTTTTTGATGCCTCTTTAGGGCACTTGTCCTAAAAAAGTCTTTACCACAGTGGTCACAGTTATAGAGTTTTTCACTAGAATGAATAAGCAGATGACCTCTAAAAACACTTGATAttctgaaactctttccacactgatcacacgtGTATGGCTTCTCTCCGGTATGGATTGTCATGTGTACATTAAGGAGGTCTTTTTGTGTAAAACCCCTCCCACAGTGATCACATTTGTGCGGCTTCACTCCAGTGTGGATTGTCAAGTGTTTGTTAAGATGTCCTTTTCGTCCGAAACTCTTCCCACAATGATCACATGtgtacggcttctctccagtgtggatcctctcatgtctTTTAACGTATATTGACCgtttgaatctcttgtcacagtgtgaacacttgtaaggtgtTTCTGTAGTGTGAACTGTCTTGTGCACTTTCAGTGCACCATATGTAAAAAAAGTCTTCCCACACTCAGAGCAAGCATGTTCCTTCACACCGCTGTGTCTTTTctggtgttttttt
The sequence above is a segment of the Onychostoma macrolepis isolate SWU-2019 chromosome 22, ASM1243209v1, whole genome shotgun sequence genome. Coding sequences within it:
- the LOC131530913 gene encoding zinc finger protein 501-like — its product is MKEFIENMTDPEPSRIKQEDTEQQIDLIEENKEIEELTEVEEKHHVKTEETSSSPSLKRKDEICFTCPQCGKSFSCKQSLDVHVKCHLEGFSDDLKDHLKVYTKERPYVCNLCGKSFIQMGTLKKHQKRHSGVKEHACSECGKTFFTYGALKVHKTVHTTETPYKCSHCDKRFKRSIYVKRHERIHTGEKPYTCDHCGKSFGRKGHLNKHLTIHTGVKPHKCDHCGRGFTQKDLLNVHMTIHTGEKPYTCDQCGKSFRISSVFRGHLLIHSSEKLYNCDHCGKDFFRTSALKRHQKVHTREKPHVCSLCGKSFSERDALKIHQKRHSGVKDHICSECGKAFFTDAEVKKHKETHTTETPYKCSHCDKRFKRLVYLKMHERIHTGEKPYTCDQCGKSFTQLYSLTYHKKKDACLKLQ